A segment of the Acidobacteriota bacterium genome:
CATCTTCGTGAACACCCAGACCGGGGGTCTGGCCCGAAGCCGGGACCAAGGGAAGACCTGGAGCCTGCTCCCGACAGAGAGAGCCTTTGCCCTGGGTGTCACCCGCGACGGACGGCTCTGGTTGGCGGACCACGTCAAGGACTCCTCCCAGTTGGTGGTGCGCCACTCCTCCGACTCGGGCGAGACCTGGACCACGACGGTGCTCGACGTCTCCGATCTCTCCCCGGAATCGAGCCGGCAGCCTTACAACTGGACCGGCGACGACTACAACACATTCATCGAGCGGCCCGACGGGACCCTCATGTTCTCGGCCGGTCTGCGGCGGATCCCCTGGTATTACGAGGATCCGTCCCTGATGGAGGATGGACTGGTCTCGCCCGATGCCGACGTGGGCGGCCTTTTCCTGTTCCGGAGCCGCGATGGCGGCAAAAGTTGGGGCGAACCGAGCCTGGTGCATGGGTTTGCCTCCGAAGTGGGCTATGCCGTCGATCCCGCGGACTCGGACCGCATCCTGGCCATGACCCGGATCCAGAGGCCTCTACTGGCGGGCGAGGACAGGTCGGAGACGCTGAAGAAGACGGGCGCCCCGGCCAGCACCAAGTCCAACTATCCCTCCATCTACAAGAACGGCCTGCTGCTGGAATCGCGCGACGGCGGCCGCACATTCGCCGAGGTTCCGGGAGGGCTCACCGGATTCTACGAGATTCGCGGGACCATCCTCTGGACGGCGGACAACCGGGTGGTGGTGACCCATCAGGGGGCGCACCCGGGTGGAGCCCCGGACGGAACCCTCCTGGCCAGAATCAGTCTCGACGGCGGTCGGCGCTGGCTCGACGGCACGGCAACCGGGACGACGGCCATGAACCAATCCCGAAAATTCGTGCTGGTCCCCATGCCCCCCGGGCATTCCTTCACGGCACCCAGCGTGCAGATCTCCGAAAATCGCTTTCTGAGCGTCTATTTTCACGGAAACCTGAGCCGGAACATCGCCATGGTCAGTGGTGTTTTCTGGCGTTTGGAGCACCTTCCGTGAAAACGTTCGGAGACGCGGCTCGGGCGACATAGGGGAGGCATGGAGCAAGTCGCGATCGCGGTTGTGGGCTGTGGGAATTTCGGCTCGCACATGGCCCGCCTGATCCAGGTGCTGGAGCCCTACCGGATCGCCGGATGCCATGATTCTGACCGGGCCGGCGCCGACGCACTGGCCGCCAGCCTGCAGACATACGCCTACGACTCGTTCTCCGAATGTCTCCGCGATCCCAAGGTCGACGCCGTCTTCCTGGCGACGCCCAACCACCTGCACTGTCCCCAAACCGTGGCTGCCGCCCGGGCGGGCAAGCACATCTTCTGCGAGAAGCCCATGGCGCTCGACGTCGAGGAGTGCCACCGGATGATGGAGGCGGCGACGGCGGCCGGGGTGAAGCTCATGGTCGGCCACAAGCGGCGGCTGCGGCCCCAGTACGCCAAGATGTCCCAGGTGGTTCGGAGCGGCCGTCTGGGGCGCGTCATGGCGGTCAACATCAACGGCTTCTACCACCGGGACTGGTGGAGCTGGTGGCTGCGGCGAGACCGGGGCGGAGGCTTGCTCCACGCCTCCGGCGTTCACGACATCGATTTTCTGCGGCACATCTGCGGCGAGGCGGGGAACGTGTTCGCCAGGAGTCCCGTGAAGACCGATCATCGAAGCGATTTCGAAGACCAGATCTCGATGCTGATCCACTTCGAGTCGGGCGCGGTGGCCACGCTTCAGGTCAGCCCCTTCTCTCCGATTCGGACCTTTCGCCAAGCCTTCGGCGTGCACATCGTGCTGGAGCAGGGAGGAATCCTCTACGATCCCGGCGATTGCAGCGTCACCATTCGGAGCCGCGACGGATGGGAGGAGCGGCACGGGTTCGACAACGAGGCCGGCTTCCGGAGCGCCTATCTCGAAGAGTTGACCAGCTTCGCCGATTGGATTCTGAAGGACCGGGAGCCGGTGTTCACCGGTTGGGACGGGCTTCGCTGCGTGGAGATCATGGAAGCCGCCTATCTCTCGGCTCGGACCGGACGGCAGGTCGAGTTGCCGCTGCCGCGGCGGAACGCTCCCGCAGTCATTCGGGGCTCCCTCTCCCGAACCCGGGATCTGGAGGAGCCGGCCCTGGTCGCCCGCGGACTCTCCATGCCCGAGGGCCCCGCCTTCGACGCCGGCGGAAACCTCTTCGTGGCCAACTGCCGCGCCGACCACGTGTCCAAAATCTCACCCGAAGGCCGGGTGTCCCGCTTCCTGACCACGGGCGGCAAGCCCCAGGGCGTGGTGGTGAATCCGGACGGGAGCCTCCTGGTATCGGACCACAAGTTGCGCAAGATCCTCCGGGCCGGACCCGATGGTTCGCTGGAGGACTTCTGCACCCACTATGGCGACGGCCGGCGCCTGCGTGGACCCAACGAGATCCTTCACGGTCCCGAGGGTCAGGTCTATTTCACCGATCCGGGGACGGCTTGGCGGGGCCGGCCCACCGGAGCCGTCTCGCGGGTGACGGAGCGGGGAACCGCCGAGGTCCTGGCGGACGGCTTGGAGTTCACCAATGGTTTGGATTTTCATCCCGGCGGGAAGGCGATCCATGTCGTGGAGACCACCAGCGGCAAGGTCTTGCGCGCGCCTCTGAACGAGACGGGAAATTTGGCCGGACCGTTCGAGGAATTCGTGCGTTTTACGGGGAGGGTCGGTCCCGACGGGATCCGATTCGCCGCCGATGGCGATCTCTACGTCACACTATTCGGGCGCGGCCAGATCGCCGTGGTCTCTCCGGACGCCGAGGTGATGGATCGAATCCGGCTTCCCGGCCTGTACCCCACCAACGCGGTCTTCCGGGACGGCAATCTATTGGTGTGCGAAGGAGGCACGGGAGCCATTTGGAGTCTGAATCTGGGCGTGGAGGGGTTGCCGAGCTACTCGGAAAGGATCTGGAACGGATCTTGAAACTACACTGGAGAGGAGAGAAAACATGCCGAAACATCGTCTCGTCTGGCTGACCATCGTCGACCAGGACCCTTCACCGCTGGAGGCTCAACTCTCGGGCTTGGACTATGAGCTGGAAGTCGTTCTCCTGCCGGACCCGGAGCAGACGGTTCAGGCGGTCCGCGGCGGCGACGCGGTAGTCACGGTCGGCGTGCCGCTTCGGACCGAGGTGCTGGATCAGGCCCAGAGGCTTCAGGCGATTCTGAGCCAGGGGCACGGCGTCGATCACATCGACATCGACGATGCCACCCGGCACGGAATCATGGTGGTCAATACGCCCGGCTTCTGCACCGAAGAGGTCTCCAATCACGCTCTGGCGCTGCTGTTGGCCTGTACCCGCCAGATCGTCAGTCTGGACCGCCGGGTCAGGAACGGGGAGTGGACGCCGGACCTGTGGGGCCGGATAGACCCCATTCCTCCCCTCGTCGGACAGGTGCTGGGTCTGGTGAGCTTCGGCGGCATCGCCCGGCTGTTTGCCCGCAAGGCCCGGGCTCTGGGATTGAAGATCATCGGCTACGACCCGTACATCCCCCCCTGGATCGCGCAGGAGTACCGGATCGAGCTGGTCCCGGACCTGAACGAGCTGGCCCGCCGCTCCGACTTCGTTTCCATGCACGTGCCCAACGCCGCCGCCACCCGGGGCATGCTTGGCGAAGACTTCTTCCGGGCCATGAAGCCGAGTGCTTATTTCGTCAACACGGGCCGGGGCCGCACCGTCGACGAGGCGGCCATGATTTCGGCGCTTCAAGAGGGGGAGATCGCCGGCGCCGGACTGGACGTTTTCGAGGTGGAACCGCTTTCTTCGGACAGTCCGCTCATGGAGATGGAGAACGTGGTCCTGACACCGCATTCGGCCGGGCTATCGGAAGCGATCTGGAATCGTGGCGCCACCATCATGGGACAGGAAGCGGCCCGAATCTTCAGGGGAGAGTGGCCCATGTCCCTGGCCAACCCTCAGGTGCGGGACCGGGTTCCTCCCCGGAGACCGGCCACCAACTCTTGATCGAAACGGACTGGATTGCCGTTGGCGGCGAGAGGCTGCTGTTCAGGCGCCGTCCACGTACTCCACCGGCTGGGGGTGGATCTCGTCGGCCGGCCTTCGGCCCGCGTCGCGCCGTCCGCTCCCTGCCAGCCGGCTGATGATCCGAACGGTCATCTCGTGGTCGCAACAGATCTGGCAGCTCAAGCGGACGCCGGTCACCCGGCGCATCTCCAGGACCTTCTGCTCGGCGGCCGTCATCCGAGCGGGCTCGCCGTCGACGAACTCCACCCTGCAAGTGGTGCAGCGGGCGTTCCCGCCGCAGGCGTGAAGCTGATCGATTCCGGCCTCGTCGGTGAGAGCCAGGACCAGCCGCTTGCCGGAATCCACGTCGAAATCGCCTACACCCTCCACAGTCAGCTTGGGCATGCCTACTCCTCTTTTCTGGTTTCCAACTTTCGATCGAAGTCTTGCCGGTATTGCAGGTCGTCCCCCAGCGGAACCGCCCGGAACTCGTGCCGGATGGTTCGGTCCAGCACCGGGTCGTTAAGACCCACCAGGAAGCTGTCCCCCACGCCCAGCGCCGTTGCCGGGGGAAGTTCAAGCCGCTGAACGGTCTCGTCCACCGAATCCAGGAAGGAACCGCAGCCGCAGTACAGGACCATGGGGTCGGCCAGCGATTGAACTTCGTTCATATTCAGCAGATAGTCCAAATCCACCAATTCCGAAATCCTGCTGTCCTGCAACGGGACGGTGTGCTCTCCCACCACAACGTGGCTGAAAATGCGCAACTCATCCCAGTGGGGACGTACCTCCCGGTATGGCCACGCCGTCCGCGCCAACGGGTGGGGACACATCTGTTTTGGCTTGTCCGGAAAGAGGGGGTCGAGTTCCCGGTCGCACTGGTCGCTGCCCACGGAAATGAGGATCTCCTGCCCGTCGCGGATGGCGACGACTTCGGCTTCCCCACCCGTCATCGAACCCTGGACCTCGAAGTCGGGACTCTGGGTGAGCAGATAACGGCCGAGGTGGAAGATGGACGGATTCGTAAGCGTCGCCATGGTGAAGCGTCCGTCCCGCTCGAGCTGTTCATCCATCTCCTTCCGCATCCCCTTCACGTCCCGGGAGCAGAAACGGGCTCCGGACACCGACCCCACCGGGAGAGAGCGCTGCTCCGTACCTGACCGCCCCTGGACCGTCATCTCGACATAGGTGATCTGCATCGGCGTAGAATACTCGGATTCTTCCTTGCGTGCGACAGCATCGAACCGGCTGATGCGGGATCGGACGCGGGCTGGCTACGGTTTCAGGAAACCGCCGGAAACGGCCGGGTCTCCCGGTTCGATTCTCTAGACGTCGCCCATTCATTCGTGCTATTTCTGGAAAAAATTTTCGTCGCGAACAAGACTTTCATCTCCGCGCGCCGGTCGGGGCTGCCAAGTCGGAGGATGCCCCCAGAGTAGATAGCGCAGTGTTCGAGACCCTTTCCCGAGCGAAATTTTTCAAACCACACAGGAACCATGCACTGCCGCACGGCTCATCGATGCCGTGGCGGCGGCGGAGGACCTCCACCATGGCCGGATTCCGATGGCCCTATCTGTTGATCACTCCGATTCTGGCGGTCGCCGGACAGGGATTCGCTCCGGCGCAAACCTCGGCTTGCGCCGATCACTCGATTTCCGCCGGGGCCGTGCGGACATACGAGGACGTGGAGGCGTTCGTCAAATGCGCCTACGAGTTTGTCCAGGAAGTGGGATTCGAGGAGGCGCGAAGGGCCTTCCACGAAGACGAACGGTGGAGAAAGGGACCCAACTATATTTTTGTCTCCGAGGATACGCCCGTGAGTGAAGAGACTCGGAGCTTGGTATTTCCGCCCGACCCGTCCAGGGAAGGACGGACGATAACGCGGCTGCTGGACGACGCCTTCGGCAACAACTACTACAGGGATCGGCATCGTATCCTGAGCCTCGTCGGTGAGGGCTGGATCCATTACGCGTTCACGAACCCGGCGACCGGCATGGAAGAGCCCAAGGCCTCCTACGTCAAGAGCATCGACTGGGACGGGACCCCGGCCGCCATCGGCTCCGGCATCTACCGGCGCGACCTCCCGGGGACCTGCCGGCGAGAAGAGGTCAACGCCACGGTGCTCGGCATAGACCCGTCCAACGAGAGGCTGCAGGAGTTCGTCCGTTGCGCCGCCATGGAAGTGGAAGCGATGGGGTACTTCGCCTCCATCAGCCTGTCCGCGGATCCCCGTTGGAGGCACGACTCGATCTATTTGTTCGGCGTCGACGGAAACGGAAACACGCTGTTCAGCGGGGATCCCTACCGCTGGGGCGGTTGGACCTTGGGCGGCCCCGATACTGAGCTGACCTCCCTGGCCGACCGGGACGACCTGAGCGTGGCCCAGGCCTTCGGTGAAACCTTTCTCTACTACATGAGCCGAAACCCCGCCACCGGGATGGAGCAGCGGAAAGTCGTCTTCGTCAAGCGGGTGGTCACCTACGGCCTGCCGATCCTCATCGGCTCGGGTTATTATCTGGATGAATGAAAAACTGCGGGCTCAAGCCCGATTGCGAATCTGGAGGACCATCATGACAATGAATCGCAGACTGTCCGGTTGCCTTTTTCTCTTATCCCTGCTGGTGGCGCCGCCCCAGGCATTCGGCAGCGATGACGGTCCGTCGTGTGCGGAGAATTCCGTCGTCGCCAGCGCCGTGCAAACTCGCGAAGACGTTCGCGCATTCGTTCAGTGCGCCTACGAATACGCCATTGAGATGGGGCCGGAGGAAGCTCGCAGGGCGTTCAACGAGGACGAGCGTTGGAATAGCGGATCCATCTACGTCTTCATTTCCGAATCGACGCCGGAAAGCGACCAGGCCCATCACTTTGTTTTCCCGCCCGAACCCGAGCGGGAGGGAACTTCGCGCGGACTCCTCATCGACGTCTTCGGCAACGACTACTACAAGGAGCAGCACCGCATCACCAGCGGCTTCGGGGAAGGTTGGTTGTACTATTCGTTCACGAATTTCGCGACCGGCAGGGACGAGCCGAAGGCGACCTACATCAAGAGCATCGACTGGAACGGAACCCCGGCCGGCATCGGCGCGGGAATCTACCTGCGGGACATTCCGGGCTCCTGCAATCGGGAAGAGGTCAACGCCGCCGGACTCGCCGCGGATCCCTCCAGCCGAAAGCTTCAGGAATTCGTCCGCTGTGCCGCCATGGAGTTGGAGTCGATGGGGTATTTCGCCTCTATCAGCCTGTCATTGGACCCCCGTTGGAGACAGGACTCGATCTACGTGTTCGGCGTGGACGGGAATGGCAACACGCTGTTCAGCGGGGATCCCTACCGCTGGGGCGGCTGGACGCTGGGCGGAGCGCAGACCGAGCTGACCTCGCTCACCGATCGGGACGACCTGAGCGTGGCCGACGCCTTCGGTGAAACTTTCCTCTATTACATGGCGCGCAACCCCTCCACCGGAATGCAGCAGCGGAAGATGGTCTTCGTCAAGCGGGTGGTGACTTACGGCCTGCCGATCCTGATCGGCTCCGGCTACTATCTGGAAGACGGGGAATAGGATCAGCCCATGGCGTCTTTGGCCGCCTTCAGAAGCTCCACCGCCTTCGCGGCGATGGCGTCTCCCGCGGGACGAGCGAACGGAGGCCGCAGGTAATACCGGTAGGCGGCCGACATGTACTCGCCGTCCCCCACGTCGCGGCTGGTGCCGATGTAGCCCAGATATCCGTTGCTGTAGGCGGCGGGTATGGTCATGGCGAAGGGACTCTGCCGCCGAATCTGTTTCCCGATTCCGGAAAACGCCTCGCACGGGATGGTCACCACCGCGACGTCGCCCAGGACGACGGCTTGCAGGGGAACCGGAAGGGAGTCGGGCAGGGCGGTGCCTTCCTTGTGAACCTTCAAAGCCCAGTCGGTCCATCTCAGCAGCGGCCGGGCCAGGTTCCTCCGGTATTTCATCTTCATGGTCGCGGAAAAGTTGTAGCCCAGGACCCGGAGCGTGTCGGGGTCGCCGGCCTCGGTTCGCCGTTGAAAATCCATCAGTTCCTGCCGCTGTTGCCGGAGTTCCTCAGGTGAGGGCAGGGGACCATAGGGAACCTGGGCCGTACCCCAGGCCAGGGCCAGGGCGGACCTGGAATTGGGCCGGGTTTCGGACGCCGCCCGGATGAAGGCGTCTCCCAATCGCCGTCCGGCGGCCCGGGCCCTTGCGGCGCCGTCGAACATGCCTTTGACGTTGATGTCTCCGGCGCAGCCCTGGAGGAAGAACCCCACCGGCCGTTGGGGGCGAAACGATTCCAGCAGGTCCAGGATGGCCCACCCCGAGAAGTCGGGATTGATCACCGGTTCCTCCAGGTTGTAGGAGGCTACCGGGTGGCCCGTGAAATGTCCCATGACGGCCAGAGGCGAACCGTCGGGGCGATCGAAGCGAAGCAGCGAAACCAGGGGATCGTTGGCGCCCTCGAAATCCCCCAACAGAACCCGGTCCTCCTCCCGCATGAAGTAGGTGGAACCGTCGGCCCAGACCCCCTTGCGGTTGTAGGTGATGGAGGACTCCTCCGTTGTCGCCCAGGAGAGTCTGGCCGGCTCGAAACCGGCCTCCAGGGAACGGGCGGCCTCCCGGAGATTCCTGAAGAACCGCTTCCCGAACCCTCGTGCGTTGTTCCTCAGGCCGCCCAGGGTGACGACGGAGTGGTTGTGGGTCGCGGAGGTGATGGTCTGCTCCTGGGGAATGCCCAGTCCCCGGGCCAGATGGCGCCGTCCCTCGGACCAGATGTTGTAGTCGCTGTTGGCCCAGCCCAGAGTCAGCTTCCCCTGCCGCAGGGCCAGGAGACGGGTCTCCAAGGGACCCTCGATCTTCCGGACCACCGGATTGACGCCCAGGGTCGGAGACGGGACGCCTGTGGGCGGGGTGCAATCGAAGCGGAGTGAGGAGATCTCCAGCTCACCGCGGCCCACCATCACATGATCGGCCGCCGGTTTCCCCCACGCACGCCGCGGAAACGGCAGCAGGGAAGCTCCCAGACCCACCAGAAAGTGACGCCGGCCGGTGCTTCTTCTCATAACTTTTTTTATAGCCATGTCATTCCGCGCCGGCACGGATAGGCGCATCGCCCGGCTGGGGCCGCAGCTCCTACCAGAGGGTGTAGCCTCCATCGATGACGATGCTGGCGCCGGTCACATAGCGGGAGGCGTCGCTGGCCAGGTAGACGGCCAGCGGTCCCAGGTCTTCGGGTTGCCCGAAGCCACCCATGGGGATGTTGGCTATGAAGGTCTTGATCACCTGGGGGTGGTCCTTGGACCAGCGGAGGTTGGGCTTGGTCATGAAGCCTCCGGGACAGATGGCGTTGACCGTGATGCCGTGGGGCGCCCAGTCGGCGGCCACGGCCCGGGTGAAGTGGATCACCGCCGCCTTGGACGTCTCGTAGTGCCGGCCGCCGATGTCCCGAGCCACGATCAGTCCGTTGATGGAAGCATTGTTGATGATTCGTCCTCCCTGGCCCCGGCTCACCATGGCTCCGCCGATGATCTTGGTGCAGAGGAACGTGCTGGTCAGGTTCAGATCCGTGAGGCGGCGCCATTGTTCCAGGGTCATCTCCGTGGTGGGAATGTTCTCGCGGCGTCCCCCCACGTTGTTGATCAGGATGTCGATGGGCCCATGATCCCGGAGGGCCGTCTCGCAGGCCCGCTCGCAGTCCTCCATGTCGCCGACGTCGGCCTGGATGGGAAAGGCCTTCCGGCCCCGGCTCACCAGATCCGCGGCCGTCCGCTCCAGGGAGGCGCCATCCCGTCCCACCAGGATCACGTCGGCGCCGGCCTCGGCGATGGCCAGGGCCATCTCGCGTCCCAGCCCCCGGCTGCCGCCGGTGATGAACATCTTCTTTCCTGTCAGTCGAAACCGGTCAAATACGCTCATGATTTATTTTTCTTTGGGAACTGGAGGGGCGGCTTCCAGCCGCCCGTTCCCCCGTTTCCCATTCCGCTCGTCTCCCCATGCCGCTCCCGGAGTTCGGCGTTTGGAAACCGCCGCTCCCCTCTTTCCTAATCCCCGTGCGCGTCCCGCCAGTCGAACACCACGTTCATGATGGTCTTGTCCCGGTGGTAGGCCATCTCGTAGGCCTCCACCATCCGAGTGTAGTGGAGCCGGTGGGTCACGAGGCGCTTGGGTTCCAGCAACCCGTCGGCCATCAGCGTGAAGAGGTGCGACCGGTGCCGTGTCTGCTGGACGTCGCCGCCGGCTCCGGGAAAGAGGTTGGGATCCTCGCCGCTGACGGCGATGAGTGAGATCCCTTTGATGTAGAAGAGCTGCATGGAGAGGGGGTTGAACTCCAGACCTTCCTCACCGCGGCCCAAAAGGCTGACGATGGAGACGCGGCCACCGTCCCGGACGATCTCCACGGCGGTTCGGTAGGCGGGCCAAGGGTTGGCCGTCAGTATGACCAGGTCGATGCCGCGTCCGGAGCTGAACTCGTCCAACTTCTTGGCCAAGTCTGGATCATCGCTGCGGAAGAGGCCGTGGGCCCCCATGTTCTTGGCCATCTCCAGCCGCAGGTCGCTGTTGCCGATGGCGGCAGTGCGCGCCCCATAGAGGGGGCCGACGGCGACGGC
Coding sequences within it:
- a CDS encoding SMP-30/gluconolactonase/LRE family protein, whose amino-acid sequence is MEQVAIAVVGCGNFGSHMARLIQVLEPYRIAGCHDSDRAGADALAASLQTYAYDSFSECLRDPKVDAVFLATPNHLHCPQTVAAARAGKHIFCEKPMALDVEECHRMMEAATAAGVKLMVGHKRRLRPQYAKMSQVVRSGRLGRVMAVNINGFYHRDWWSWWLRRDRGGGLLHASGVHDIDFLRHICGEAGNVFARSPVKTDHRSDFEDQISMLIHFESGAVATLQVSPFSPIRTFRQAFGVHIVLEQGGILYDPGDCSVTIRSRDGWEERHGFDNEAGFRSAYLEELTSFADWILKDREPVFTGWDGLRCVEIMEAAYLSARTGRQVELPLPRRNAPAVIRGSLSRTRDLEEPALVARGLSMPEGPAFDAGGNLFVANCRADHVSKISPEGRVSRFLTTGGKPQGVVVNPDGSLLVSDHKLRKILRAGPDGSLEDFCTHYGDGRRLRGPNEILHGPEGQVYFTDPGTAWRGRPTGAVSRVTERGTAEVLADGLEFTNGLDFHPGGKAIHVVETTSGKVLRAPLNETGNLAGPFEEFVRFTGRVGPDGIRFAADGDLYVTLFGRGQIAVVSPDAEVMDRIRLPGLYPTNAVFRDGNLLVCEGGTGAIWSLNLGVEGLPSYSERIWNGS
- a CDS encoding glucose 1-dehydrogenase, whose amino-acid sequence is MSVFDRFRLTGKKMFITGGSRGLGREMALAIAEAGADVILVGRDGASLERTAADLVSRGRKAFPIQADVGDMEDCERACETALRDHGPIDILINNVGGRRENIPTTEMTLEQWRRLTDLNLTSTFLCTKIIGGAMVSRGQGGRIINNASINGLIVARDIGGRHYETSKAAVIHFTRAVAADWAPHGITVNAICPGGFMTKPNLRWSKDHPQVIKTFIANIPMGGFGQPEDLGPLAVYLASDASRYVTGASIVIDGGYTLW
- a CDS encoding cache domain-containing protein; translated protein: MAGFRWPYLLITPILAVAGQGFAPAQTSACADHSISAGAVRTYEDVEAFVKCAYEFVQEVGFEEARRAFHEDERWRKGPNYIFVSEDTPVSEETRSLVFPPDPSREGRTITRLLDDAFGNNYYRDRHRILSLVGEGWIHYAFTNPATGMEEPKASYVKSIDWDGTPAAIGSGIYRRDLPGTCRREEVNATVLGIDPSNERLQEFVRCAAMEVEAMGYFASISLSADPRWRHDSIYLFGVDGNGNTLFSGDPYRWGGWTLGGPDTELTSLADRDDLSVAQAFGETFLYYMSRNPATGMEQRKVVFVKRVVTYGLPILIGSGYYLDE
- a CDS encoding 2Fe-2S iron-sulfur cluster-binding protein, with protein sequence MPKLTVEGVGDFDVDSGKRLVLALTDEAGIDQLHACGGNARCTTCRVEFVDGEPARMTAAEQKVLEMRRVTGVRLSCQICCDHEMTVRIISRLAGSGRRDAGRRPADEIHPQPVEYVDGA
- a CDS encoding sialidase family protein, coding for MLVPIHAAGWERVQVTVGETVKIVPQGTRLVRGMLGIVRHPDGSIFVNTQTGGLARSRDQGKTWSLLPTERAFALGVTRDGRLWLADHVKDSSQLVVRHSSDSGETWTTTVLDVSDLSPESSRQPYNWTGDDYNTFIERPDGTLMFSAGLRRIPWYYEDPSLMEDGLVSPDADVGGLFLFRSRDGGKSWGEPSLVHGFASEVGYAVDPADSDRILAMTRIQRPLLAGEDRSETLKKTGAPASTKSNYPSIYKNGLLLESRDGGRTFAEVPGGLTGFYEIRGTILWTADNRVVVTHQGAHPGGAPDGTLLARISLDGGRRWLDGTATGTTAMNQSRKFVLVPMPPGHSFTAPSVQISENRFLSVYFHGNLSRNIAMVSGVFWRLEHLP
- a CDS encoding C-terminal binding protein, encoding MPKHRLVWLTIVDQDPSPLEAQLSGLDYELEVVLLPDPEQTVQAVRGGDAVVTVGVPLRTEVLDQAQRLQAILSQGHGVDHIDIDDATRHGIMVVNTPGFCTEEVSNHALALLLACTRQIVSLDRRVRNGEWTPDLWGRIDPIPPLVGQVLGLVSFGGIARLFARKARALGLKIIGYDPYIPPWIAQEYRIELVPDLNELARRSDFVSMHVPNAAATRGMLGEDFFRAMKPSAYFVNTGRGRTVDEAAMISALQEGEIAGAGLDVFEVEPLSSDSPLMEMENVVLTPHSAGLSEAIWNRGATIMGQEAARIFRGEWPMSLANPQVRDRVPPRRPATNS
- a CDS encoding DUF2848 family protein is translated as MQITYVEMTVQGRSGTEQRSLPVGSVSGARFCSRDVKGMRKEMDEQLERDGRFTMATLTNPSIFHLGRYLLTQSPDFEVQGSMTGGEAEVVAIRDGQEILISVGSDQCDRELDPLFPDKPKQMCPHPLARTAWPYREVRPHWDELRIFSHVVVGEHTVPLQDSRISELVDLDYLLNMNEVQSLADPMVLYCGCGSFLDSVDETVQRLELPPATALGVGDSFLVGLNDPVLDRTIRHEFRAVPLGDDLQYRQDFDRKLETRKEE
- a CDS encoding zinc-binding dehydrogenase — encoded protein: MKIAILHGPRDLRIEDQELDTSNLAPDQVWVRTIVTGFKIGTDRGNYEGAEDVPGAPVYPRWVGDSNLGEVRGVGSNVTGFKVGDRVLSQMHHQSEYICTPAEGALVTVPDGVEPEDAVFANLYSLSAHCYHKGLFRPGETVAVVGLGTLGLGAVAVGPLYGARTAAIGNSDLRLEMAKNMGAHGLFRSDDPDLAKKLDEFSSGRGIDLVILTANPWPAYRTAVEIVRDGGRVSIVSLLGRGEEGLEFNPLSMQLFYIKGISLIAVSGEDPNLFPGAGGDVQQTRHRSHLFTLMADGLLEPKRLVTHRLHYTRMVEAYEMAYHRDKTIMNVVFDWRDAHGD
- a CDS encoding cache domain-containing protein, which translates into the protein MTMNRRLSGCLFLLSLLVAPPQAFGSDDGPSCAENSVVASAVQTREDVRAFVQCAYEYAIEMGPEEARRAFNEDERWNSGSIYVFISESTPESDQAHHFVFPPEPEREGTSRGLLIDVFGNDYYKEQHRITSGFGEGWLYYSFTNFATGRDEPKATYIKSIDWNGTPAGIGAGIYLRDIPGSCNREEVNAAGLAADPSSRKLQEFVRCAAMELESMGYFASISLSLDPRWRQDSIYVFGVDGNGNTLFSGDPYRWGGWTLGGAQTELTSLTDRDDLSVADAFGETFLYYMARNPSTGMQQRKMVFVKRVVTYGLPILIGSGYYLEDGE